In a genomic window of Amblyomma americanum isolate KBUSLIRL-KWMA chromosome 4, ASM5285725v1, whole genome shotgun sequence:
- the LOC144127552 gene encoding uncharacterized protein LOC144127552: MAYIETIQLKPSLLQIVLIAILKMLVLAMFKQYTDLHAPVVDATSDQDTSSASRVSLTQITAWKAAYARRRSTLHSIQERTLLMQAEGIGEAKLARPTAPRAVGLNPVIEEDPHPDNDLKHPADHSSDHIGQNTEVPAPPASRAAVNDFGSTTKTAPFMDAREKTGTGSDGERDGRKPVDQRRVICLPTAKEVPVAEEPTISSKLYVTADEMDIAARPTSGAAGKSPR; encoded by the exons ACAATTCAGTTAAAGCCATCCCTTCTGCAAATTGTTCTCATAGCAATACTTAAG ATGCTCGTGCTGGCCATGTTCAAGCAGTACACGGATCTGCACGCACCAGTGGTGGACGCCACCAGCGACCAGGACACGAGCAGCGCCTCGCGCGTATCCTTGACGCAGATCACCGCCTGGAAGGCGGCCTACGCCCGGCGCCGTTCCACGCTGCACTCCATCCAGGAGCGCACCTTGCTGATGCAGGCCGAGGGCATCGGAGAGGCAAAACTGGCCCGCCCCACCGCGCCCCGGGCAGTCGGTCTGAACCCCGTCATCGAGGAGGACCCTCACCCGGACAACGACCTCAAGCACCCAGCAGATCATTCCAGTGACCACATTGGCCAGAACACTGAGGTGCCCGCCCCGCCGGCGTCCAGAGCAGCTGTCAACGACTTCGGCTCCACGACCAAGACGGCTCCGTTTATGGACGCCAGGGAGAAGACTGGCACGGGCAGCGACGGAGAGAGGGACGGCAGAAAGCCCGTTGACCAGCGCCGGGTCATATGCCTTCCCACGGCGAAAGAAGTTCCGGTGGCCGAAGAGCCCACCATTTCATCCAAGCTGTATGTCACGGCCGACGAGATGGACATTGCGGCGCGTCCGACCAGCGGGGCCGCTGGAAAGTCACCGCGTTGA